The Pogona vitticeps strain Pit_001003342236 chromosome 7, PviZW2.1, whole genome shotgun sequence genome segment ACCCGTCGCCCATGACCGTCAGCTGCCAGTCCCACCACTTCCTGACCGTGCCGGAGGGGATCCCCCAAGACAGCGAGAGGGTCTTCCTGCAGAACAACCAGATCTCCCTGCTGCTGCGGGGCCACTTCAGCCCCTCGCTGGTCACCCTCTGGGTCTACTCCAACAACCTCACCTTCGTCGACCCCGGCGCCTTCAAGGGCTTCGTCCACCTGGAGGAGCTGGACCTGGGGGACAACGGCCACCTGCGGGAGCTGGCCCCCGAGACCTTCCGCGGCCTGGCCCGCCTCCACGCTTTGCACCTCTACAAGTGCGGCCTCAGCGCCCTGCCCGGCGGCCTCTTCCAGGGCCTCCACAGCCTCCAGTACCTCTACCTGCAGGACAACCACCTGGACTACCTGCCCGACGACCTCTTTGTGGACCTGGTCAACCTCAGCCACCTCTTCCTGCACGGCAACCGGCTGTGGAGCCTCCACCAGAACACCTTCCGGGGGCTGGTCAACCTGGACCGCCTGCTGCTCCACCAGAACCAGCTCCAGAGCGTCCACCGGCGGGCCTTCCACGACCTCCGCCGCctcaccctcctcttcctcttcaacaaCAGCCTCTCGGAGCTGccgggcgagtccctggcccacCTGGGCGCCCTGGAGTACCTCCGGCTCAACAGCAACCCGTGGGTCTGCGACTGCCGCGCGCGCTCCCTCTGGGAATGGCTGCGCCGCTTCCGGGGCTCCAGCTCCAGCGTCGAGTGCCACTTCCCGGAGGCCCGCCGGGGCCGGAACCTGAAGGAGCTCCCGCCCGAGGACTTCCGGGCCTGCTCCGGCTCCGAGTCCCTCCACCAGATCAACGGGCCGCCTCGGTTCCGCCCGCCTGACCGGGTGCCCCCCAGAGACCACCCTCCCCTCCGCTCTTCCACGGAGAAGGGGAAGGATGGGCGGCGGGATCAGGGCACCCTGCCGGGCCAGCGCCCGGGCTACCGGAAGAACTGCACCAAGAGCCGCAACCGGACCACCAAGCCGGCCTCTCTGGGGCCCTGGAAGAACAcgggggagcaggaggaggaggaggaggagggggcggcggcggcgccggACTATAAGCAGAAGTCCCACCTCGGCCTGCTGCCTAAGCACAGGGGGAAGTGCCCCCgggcccccctcccgccccccagTGGGGTTCAGCAGGGGACCCGGAACCACGCGGGGCCCGTGCGGGCCGCTGACCTGATAGCCCAGCTGCTGGTGGCCCTGGTGGTCATCATCCGCTGACGGCGGTTCATGCGGAGGAGCCACGCTGAACTGCCCCCACCGGCGGCCTCTCCAGCCTCTGGCACTGGTTCTTATCTCTCTGCCTCTGGGATTGGGCTTTGCGGAAGCAGCCGCTCCGGAGGGGCCGTTCCGTGGCCAGCCTGGGAATTACAAAAACCCTGGACTGCACGGAGCACCCGCTCGATGGCAGGATGGGGATGACAAGCAAGGCCCTGCCTCTTCGCCACTGACCAGCCTGACGGAGCACCTGAATAGAAACAAGCTGGGATTGGAGAATCTCCTGCTTCCGCCTCCAAAACGGGATGTAAgggatgccgggggggggggggggagaatcattGGTGAGCCCAAACTGGACAAGATGCAAACAGACTCTGTTCCTGGTCTGAtcctcagagagaaagagagagagagagaagcactgggggggggggggctaaggcaGCGAGCCACCTTCTCTGTAAAGAGCCGCCA includes the following:
- the RTN4RL1 gene encoding reticulon-4 receptor-like 1 isoform X1 translates to MLGKGASSYLAVFLFFLGLAVGPSRGCPVDCVCYPSPMTVSCQSHHFLTVPEGIPQDSERVFLQNNQISLLLRGHFSPSLVTLWVYSNNLTFVDPGAFKGFVHLEELDLGDNGHLRELAPETFRGLARLHALHLYKCGLSALPGGLFQGLHSLQYLYLQDNHLDYLPDDLFVDLVNLSHLFLHGNRLWSLHQNTFRGLVNLDRLLLHQNQLQSVHRRAFHDLRRLTLLFLFNNSLSELPGESLAHLGALEYLRLNSNPWVCDCRARSLWEWLRRFRGSSSSVECHFPEARRGRNLKELPPEDFRACSGSESLHQINGPPRFRPPDRVPPRDHPPLRSSTEKGKDGRRDQGTLPGQRPGYRKNCTKSRNRTTKPASLGPWKNTGEQEEEEEEGAAAAPDYKQKSHLGLLPKHRGKCPRAPLPPPSGVQQGTRNHAGPVRAADLIAQLLVALVVIIR
- the RTN4RL1 gene encoding reticulon-4 receptor-like 1 isoform X2 translates to MHSCRLICAKGASSYLAVFLFFLGLAVGPSRGCPVDCVCYPSPMTVSCQSHHFLTVPEGIPQDSERVFLQNNQISLLLRGHFSPSLVTLWVYSNNLTFVDPGAFKGFVHLEELDLGDNGHLRELAPETFRGLARLHALHLYKCGLSALPGGLFQGLHSLQYLYLQDNHLDYLPDDLFVDLVNLSHLFLHGNRLWSLHQNTFRGLVNLDRLLLHQNQLQSVHRRAFHDLRRLTLLFLFNNSLSELPGESLAHLGALEYLRLNSNPWVCDCRARSLWEWLRRFRGSSSSVECHFPEARRGRNLKELPPEDFRACSGSESLHQINGPPRFRPPDRVPPRDHPPLRSSTEKGKDGRRDQGTLPGQRPGYRKNCTKSRNRTTKPASLGPWKNTGEQEEEEEEGAAAAPDYKQKSHLGLLPKHRGKCPRAPLPPPSGVQQGTRNHAGPVRAADLIAQLLVALVVIIR
- the RTN4RL1 gene encoding reticulon-4 receptor-like 1 isoform X3, giving the protein MTVSCQSHHFLTVPEGIPQDSERVFLQNNQISLLLRGHFSPSLVTLWVYSNNLTFVDPGAFKGFVHLEELDLGDNGHLRELAPETFRGLARLHALHLYKCGLSALPGGLFQGLHSLQYLYLQDNHLDYLPDDLFVDLVNLSHLFLHGNRLWSLHQNTFRGLVNLDRLLLHQNQLQSVHRRAFHDLRRLTLLFLFNNSLSELPGESLAHLGALEYLRLNSNPWVCDCRARSLWEWLRRFRGSSSSVECHFPEARRGRNLKELPPEDFRACSGSESLHQINGPPRFRPPDRVPPRDHPPLRSSTEKGKDGRRDQGTLPGQRPGYRKNCTKSRNRTTKPASLGPWKNTGEQEEEEEEGAAAAPDYKQKSHLGLLPKHRGKCPRAPLPPPSGVQQGTRNHAGPVRAADLIAQLLVALVVIIR